The Dromaius novaehollandiae isolate bDroNov1 chromosome 5, bDroNov1.hap1, whole genome shotgun sequence genome window below encodes:
- the NIN gene encoding ninein isoform X2, translated as MDEAEQDQYEVRLKELFDSFDGTGTGSLGQEELTDLCHVLHLEEVAPALQQTLLQGNLLGRVHFDQFKEALILILSRTLSNEEPFQEPGSPPEAQPKFVRGGKRYGRRSLPEGPQPAQPRAEGTGVEPPSGAARPPHIAASDPEEHWKTQDSEEYEAEGQLRFWNPDDPTASQSGTVPAPDWVEEKLREVCEHLGVARDGHLHRKKLVSICEQYGLQNVDGEVLEEVFHNLEQDGTMSVEDFFYGLFKNGKSLTPSASTPYRQLKRHLSMQSFDESGRRTTTPSAMTSTIGFRVFSSLDDGMGYACVEGILDTWHEEGIENSHEILKALDFSLDGKVNLTELTLALENELLITKNGIYQAALASFKTEIRHLLERVDQVAREKEKLRSDLEKAEKLKSLMASEVDDHHAAIERRNEYNLRKLDEEYKERIAALKNELRREREQILQQANRQRLDLEQEIEKLKTEENYIRDRLTLSLKENGRLESELLETGEKLAEYESLASKLQRNLENVLAEKFGDLDPSSAEFFLQEERLAQMRSEHELQCRELQDQIDELQSELEEYRAQGKVLRPSLKNSLSEEFDMDIKSHGNSGIEPDQGLGSEDCNPLNMSIEAEMVIEQMKEQHHRDMHHLRQELEDTVSHYEKQLDETKIHCEKEQEDMRKRYAEEMHVMEKQIIGLKNQIAELQGETALLRDQQERLGCKHNDEKNKLQISFNEEKANLQELLRQEHEEDVRVKLEEVNEKFSREREELIQNGVWVEEKMRVLVQTLQEEKGELERGFQERLERVTEMHALEKEELQQELLRKHKQELEEERKKMESDYNRRASHAETEFSVNTQTLVNKYEEMMQNLEGRYQRELRELAEQQREERSQWEFEKDEIVQEIAEAQEQLKERLANEKAVSLALTQEKELLEKSFKEEVNKLVCEKEQLQKELQDLRNAIEKQENKLNDKIIQLQNDHEKELKNKEEHISMMEENGKLVSQKLERLDSEHKQEKEELNSKLLALESLNKDICVRAEREKAEMNLEILNLQEKIQKLQWETLNFSTLQNHYRVLENEYAKAKRKIASFCGTEHPGDDADVLRSLQKVHEQAVKENVRMASEIVRLQQRLQAIEREPARRAGSDHATSDLEQSQLQDALDPIVEELPSDCEDTEKGTDSDVSPLLEADITDLTETTEVHSSLEKPCDKTGAESLALKVQVCQRPGNIMALETGCSHDSDKKQELVSVVPLLHKNQRDLEKTLERVPRLKILHDDIRQNIHLINNRIATKNKGFFSDASKLQIELEEAEELTGASLQLERVSGSTKGKGDLKNTIPQLWKRIEELEERSMAQAKLLSLQEEIQVENEGLKSKMIELVEKNKALEDNLLKLRSLHRKLEESNLETIKLGEEKTQLLRKVRELEDIPEQYTQGKIDAPSGKLRLQCQLGKVGEQAARLKALQDRHAQCDSVIKEDLAEKTEQQELSRKLEVATLINQNDVHPHEEKEEWSAMTHGLQSTCSELQQKVDLLRCEAEKLREENAVLKNEVTLLNEEGSASSLKLRELNGSREEMRQKIEAIRKEKVAVQKMVDNLKKQVVDLKTRNQQLDSENTELSQRNSKNQADVQDLNQQLARVLKQKEREAGTCSLEEWEKERLLLKEELENSKIKSSNMVSSLEMELSKMKVQAHILEQENHILKQELEKTKQLPRCSDLSDLQNEVSSLITKNEKLLKEKEALSEELNRCIDKVAKVSFLENVIASLKEEQKSRQQQSQTLKTQLTVSQEKAQSLDETLQNTSLQMSRLKADLRVTQQEKETLKQEVVSLHKQLQNAKEKNRVLELAVPSSGLQDQQKKLHWDELDQLAKQEQQLLRQENERLQREVQSTKTDLTHSREKIRQLESAVLSLKHQKHQSQSGIVKAIEQEKLSLKRECEQLQKELSSANRKMLHSSASVMLSQSPHARELQQQGCAMVPKEQLLQLQHQLLQAERRSQRLQEELENRHSETNMPQGGHEQLLKMMEERMMDVEQKLRLVKRLLQDKVNQLKEQLSKNTKADAMVKDLYVENAQLLKALEMTEQRQKTAEKKNYLLEEKIANLNKIVKNLASPCFNSASELRS; from the exons AAGGAAGCACTTATCCTCATCTTGTCCAGGACCCTGTCAAATGAAGAGCCCTTCCAAGAGCCAG GTTCCCCCCCGGAGGCGCAGCCCAAGTTCGTCCGAGGCGGCAAGCGCTACGGCCGGCGCTCCCTGCCCGAGGGCCCGCAgcccgcccagccccgcgccgaggGGACCGGCGTCGAGCCGCcgagcggggccgcccggcctCCGCACATCGCCGCCAGCGACCCCGAGGAG CACTGGAAGACGCAGGACAGTGAGGAGTACGAGGCAGAGG GCCAGCTGCGCTTCTGGAACCCGGACGACCCGACGGCCTCGCAGAGCGGCACCGTGCCGGCGCCCGACTGGGTGGAGGAGAAGCTGCGGGAGGTCTGCGAGCACCTCGGCGTCGCCAGGGACGGCCACCTGCACAGGAAGAAGCTCGTCTCCATTTGCGAGCAGTACGGCCTCCAAAACGTGGACGGGGAG GTGCTGGAAGAGGTGTTCCATAACCTGGAGCAGGACGGCACCATGAGCGTGGAAGACTTCTTCTACGGCTTATTTAAGAATGGGAAGTCGCTTACACCCTCTGCATCTACTCCATACAGACAGCTGAAGAGACACCTCTCCATGCAG TCCTTCGACGAGAGCGGGAGGCGCACGACCACGCCGTCGGCAATGACGAGCACCATCGGCTTCCGcgtcttctccagcctggacgaCGGCATGGGCTACGCCTGCGTGGAGGGGATCCTGGACACCTGGCACGAGGAGGGCATCGAGAACAGCCACGAGATCCTCAAG GCTCTGGATTTCAGCTTGGACGGGAAGGTGAACTTGACGGAGCTGACGCTGGCTCTGGAAAATGAGCTTCTGATAACCAAGAATGGGATCTACCAAGCAGCGCTGGCGAGCTTCAAAACGGAGATAAGACATCTGCT GGAGCGAGTCGACCAGGTggccagggagaaggagaagctgcGGTCCGACCTGGAAAAAGCGGAAAAGCTGAAATCTCTGATGGCCTCCGAAGTTGACGACCACCATGCTGCAATAGAGCGCCGGAACGAGTACAACCTCAG GAAGCTGGATGAGGAATACAAAGAACGAATCGCGGCTTTGAAGAACGAGCTCCGGAGAGAGcgagagcaaatcctgcagcaggCTAATAGGCAGCGCCTGGACCTGGAGCAGGAGATCGAGAAGCTGAAAACGGAGGAGAACTACATCCGCGACCGCCTCACCCTCTCCCTAAAG GAAAATGGCCGTTTGGAAAGCGAGCTgctggaaactggagaaaaactGGCCGAGTATGAAAGTCTGGCAAGCAAACTGCAGAGGAACTTGGAAAACGTCCTGGCTGAGAAG TTTGGCGATCTGGATCCCAGCAGCGCGGAGTTCTTCTTGCAGGAGGAGCGCCTGGCGCAGATGAGGAGCGAGCACGAGCTGCAGTGCCGG gagctgCAAGATCAAATAGACGAGCTGCAGTCTGAGCTGGAGGAGTACCGTGCTCAAGGCAAAGTGCTCAGGCCTTCTCTGAAAAACTCACTGTCGGAAGAGTTTGACATGGATATTAAAAGTCACGGTAATAGTGGCATTGAGCCTGACCAAG gacTTGGATCAGAAGACTGTAATCCATTAAATATGAGCATAGAAGCAGAAATGGTTATTGAACAAATGAAGGAGCAACATCACAGGGACATGCATCACCTCAGACAGGAGCTTGAGGACACA GTGAGTCATTATGAAAAGCAGCTAGATGAGACAAAAATTCACTGTGAAAAGGAGCAAGAAGATATGAGGAAGAGGTATGCCGAAGAGATGCATGTCatggaaaagcaaataattggcctTAAAAACCAAATTGCAGAACTGCAGGGAGAAACAGCACTGCTCCGAGATCAACAAGAGAGGCTTGGCTGTAAACATAACGATGAGAAAAACAAATTGCAAATAAGCttcaatgaggaaaaagcaaatctGCAGGAATTACTCAGGCAGGAACACGAAGAAGATGTTCGAGTTAAACTGGAGGAGGTAAACGAGAAGTTTAGCCGAGAACGGGAAGAACTGATTCAAAATGGTGTCTGGGTGGAAGAAAAGATGAGAGTTTTAGTGCAGActctgcaggaggagaagggagagctGGAACGTGGCTTTCAGGAGCGGTTGGAAAGGGTGACGGAAATGCACGCCCTGGAGAAGGAGGAGCTGCAGCAAGAGCTGCTGAGGAAGCacaagcaggagctggaggaggaaag gaaaaaaatggaaagtgaCTATAACAGAAGAGCATCTCATGCAGAAACTGAGTTTTCTGTCAACACACAAACACTTGTgaataaatatgaagaaatgatGCAAAATCTGGAAGGACGCTACCAACGAGAGTTGCGTGAACTTGCCgaacagcagagagaggaaagatCTCAGTGGGAGTTTGAAAAGGATGAAATTGTCCAGGAGATTGCTGAAGCCCAAGAGCAACTGAAGGAAAGGCTGGCGAATGAAAAGGCTGTTTCTCTTGCTCTAACccaggagaaggagctcctggagAAAAGCTTCAAGGAGGAAGTGAACAAGTTGGTGTGTGAGAAAGAACAGCTTCAAAAAGAGCTACAAGATCTGAGAAACGCTATCGAAAAGCAAGAGAACAAGTTGAATGACAAAATAATACAACTCCAAAATGACCATGAAAAAGAGCTAAAGAACAAAGAAGAGCATATATCCATGATGGAGGAAAATGGGAAGTTGGTTAGCCAAAAGCTGGAGAGACTTGACAGTGAACATaagcaagagaaagaagaacTCAATTCCAAACTTCTTGCTTTAGAGAGCTTAAACAAAGACATCTGCGTAAGggcagaaagagagaaggcagagatgaaTTTGGAGATCTTAAATCttcaagaaaaaatacagaaattgcagTGGGAGACCCTTAATTTTTCCACACTACAAAATCATTACAGGGTATTGGAAAATGAAtatgcaaaagcaaaaagaaaaattgcctCATTCTGTGGTACAGAGCATCCGGGAGATGATGCAGATGTTCTTAGGAGTCTGCAGAAGGTGCACGAGCAGGCAGTGAAGGAAAATGTCAGGATGGCTTCCGAGATCGTCAGGCTGCAGCAGAGGCTGCAAGCCATCGAGCGTGAGCCGGCGAGACGTGCCGGTTCTGACCATGCAACCTCCGATTTGGAGCAATCCCAGCTGCAAGACGCACTAGATCCCATTGTAGAAGAGTTGCCCAGTGACTGTGAAGACACAGAAAAGGGAACAGATTCAGATGTCTCTCCGTTGCTGGAGGCTGATATTACAGACCTTACAGAAACGACTGAGGTTCATTCCAGTTTGGAGAAGCCATGTGATAAAACCGGAGCGGAGAGCCTTGCTCTCAAGGTGCAGGTGTGTCAGAGGCCGGGAAATATCATGGCCCTGGAAACCGGTTGTAGCCACGATTCTGACAAGAAGCAAGAGCTAGTTTCTGTAGTGCCCCTGCTGCACAAAAACCAGAGGGATCTTGAAAAAACTCTTGAGAGAGTTCCCAGACTAAAGATATTGCACGATGATATTAGACAGAACATTCATCTGATAAATAACAGAATAGCTACAAAAAACAAAGGCTTTTTTTCAGATGCTTCTAAGCTGCAGATTGAGCTTGAGGAGGCTGAAGAACTAACTGGTGCTTCTCTCCAGCTTGAGCGTGTTTCTGGATCAACAAAAGGGAAGGGTGACCTGAAAAACACAATACCTCAGCTTTGGAAGAGGATTGAAGAGTTAGAAGAAAGATCAATGGCACAAGCTAAGCTTCTGTCTTTACAAGAAGAAATTCAGGTGGAAAATGAGGGGCTGAAATCTAAAATGATAGAGTTggttgaaaaaaataaagcactagAAGATAACTTACTGAAGCTGAGAAGCCTTCATCGCAAACTAGAAGAAAGTAACCTGGAAACTATTAAACTcggagaggaaaaaacacagcttCTCAGGAAAGTTAGAGAATTGGAAGACATCCCAGAACAATATACACAAGGAAAAATAGATGCACCCAGTGGAAAGTTAAGACTGCAATGCCAGCTTGGAAAAGTGGGAGAACAGGCTGCGAGGCTTAAAGCTCTGCAAGACAGGCATGCCCAATGCGATAGCGTGATAAAGGAAGACTTAgcggagaagacagagcagcaaGAGCTGAGCAGAAAGCTGGAAGTTGCTACTTTGATTAACCAAAATGATGTGCATCCTCATGAAGAGAAAGAGGAATGGAGCGCAATGACACACGGTTTGCAAAGTACATGCAGCGAGCTGCAGCAAAAAGTTGATCTTTTGAG GTGTGAAGCCGAGAAGCTCAGAGAAGAAAACGctgttctgaaaaatgaagtaACTCTACTGAATGAGGAAGGTAGCGCTTCCAGCCTGAAACTGAGGGAGCTAAATGGATCTCGAGAAGAAATGCG gcAAAAAATAGAGGCGATAAGAAAGGAGAAAGTGGCTGTACAGAAGATGGTTGACAACCTGAAAAAGCAG GTAGTGGATCTGAAAACGAGGAACCAGCAGCTGGACTCTGAAAACACAGAACTTAGCCAGAGGAATTCCAAAAACCAAGCAGATGTGCAGGATCTTAATCAACAGCTGGCAAGGGTACtcaagcaaaaggaaagagaagcaggGACATGTTCCTTGGAAGAATGGGAAAAGGAGAGATTGCTACTGAAAGAGGAACTGGAAAACTCTAAAATAAAG tcgTCAAATATGGTGTCTTCCTTGGAGATGGAGCTGTCAAAAATGAAAGTTCAAGCGCATATATTGGAGCAGGAAAACCACATCCTCaagcaggagctggagaaaaCAAAGCAG CTGCCCAGATGTTCTGATCTCTCTGACCTTCAAAATGAAGTTTCTAGCTTAATtactaaaaatgaaaagctgctaaaagaaaaagaagccctGAGTGAGGAATTAAACAGGTGTATTGATAAG GTAGCTAAAGTAAGCTTCTTAGAGAATGTAATTGCCAGCTTGAAGGAGGAGCAGAAGTCCCGGCAACAACAGAGTCAGACACTGAAAACGCAGCTCACAGTTTCGCAAGAGAAG gcTCAGAGTCTCGATGAAACACTGCAAAACACCAGCCTCCAAATGTCCCGACTGAAAGCGGACTTACGGGTGACGCAGCAGGAGAAGGAAACGCTGAAACAAGAAGTGGTGTCCTTACACAAGCAACTGCAAAACGCCAAGGAGAAG AACCGGGTTCTAGAGCTGGCTGTGCCTTCCTCAGGGCTGCAGGACCAGCAGAAGAAACTGCACTGGGATGAACTGGACCAGCTGGcgaagcaggagcagcagctgctaaGACAAGAGAATGAGAGATTACAGAGGGAAGTCCAGAGCACTAAAACAGATCTAACCCATTCCAGGGAGAAG ATCCGACAGCTGGAATCTGCTGTCCTTTCTCTAAAGCACCAAAAGCATCAAAGCCAGTCAGGTATCGTCAAAGCCATAGAGCAGGAGAAATTAAGCTTGAAGAGAGAGTGTGAACAGCTTCAGAAGGAGTTGTCCTCTGCAAACAGGAAG ATGCTACACTCGAGCGCCAGTGTGATGCTTAGCCAGTCCCCGCACGCCCGGGAGCTccagcagcaaggctgtgctATGGTGCCCaaggagcagctcctgcagctccaaCACCAGCTACTGCAAGCAGAGAGGAGGAGTCAACGTCTTCAGGAGGAACTTGAAAATAGACATTCTGAGACAAACATGCCACAG